One genomic window of Medicago truncatula cultivar Jemalong A17 chromosome 1, MtrunA17r5.0-ANR, whole genome shotgun sequence includes the following:
- the LOC25485415 gene encoding reticulon-like protein B11: MVEPQRISVHHALGSGLVADVLLWKNWRGGVTLLISATTLWYLFERAGYNFLSFVANVILLLVVILFLWAKAANLLNRPLPPLPDLEISEKTIAKLSDVLQIWLNRALSVAHDIAINRNLFLCAEVVGVLLTISYIGSLFNFLTLIYICVLLSLSLPVAYDKYQDLIDEKIHVVHGIIHPQYQKIRRIVLSIIPNRSSKEKKAQ, translated from the exons ATGGTTGAACCTCAACGAATTTCCGTTCATCACGCTCTCGGCTCTGGCTtag TTGCTGATGTGTTGCTATGGAAGAATTGGCGTGGAGGAGTTACGTTGCTGATTTCTGCAACCACATTGTGGTATCTTTTCGAGCGAGCCGGTTACAATTTCTTATCGTTTGTTGCAAATGTGATATTGCTTCTTGTTGTGATTCTGTTTCTATGGGCGAAAGCTGCTAATCTTCTTAATAG ACCGCTTCCTCCTCTGCCTGATCTGGAGATTTCAGAGAAAACTATTGCAAAGCTTTCTGATGTACTGCAAATTTGGCTAAATCGGGCTTTGTCGGTCGCACATGATATAGCAATTAACAGGAATTTGTTTCTTTGTGCAGAG GTTGTTGGGGTGTTGTtgacaatatcttatattgGTAGTCTGTTTAACTTCCTGACTTTGATCTACATAT GTGTTCTTCTTAGCTTGTCTCTTCCTGTGGCATATGACAAGTACCAGGATCTAATTGATGAGAAGATTCATGTGGTACATGGGATTATTCACCCACAGTATCAAAAGATTCGCAGGATTGTTTTGAGCATTATTCCAAATCGTTCAAGCAAAGAAAAGAAAGCGCAGTAG